DNA from Acipenser ruthenus chromosome 23, fAciRut3.2 maternal haplotype, whole genome shotgun sequence:
CTACATAATCAATTTGAAATGCAATTATATGGAGAAGTGATTGGTGCTGAATCCCAGGAGACTATTGAGTGAGAAAATGTATGCAGTAGATTTACCTTAGATCCAGTTTAAGATAAAACCCAAGATTTGTGCTAACCAGGCTATGTAAAACCAGCCATATGAGTTCAGAACAACCTGTTAATTGTTGCATGAGCAGGATTTCCAACCATAGAATTGGTTAAATTAATGTAAATATTATTAATGAtgagaatgaaaataaataataataatcacagaaaacaaaaaagcattaaaaaagaacaaagaaaaccacacattttaatgtttgttttatttaaaacaggatctAAAATAAATCCACATGCATATATTCTTTCACATACAGTGCCTCATAGCTCTTTTGTATATAACAGATTGAACTGAATGAAGTTTGCTCAACTTTTGGAGCAACCATCGCATCCGTCCAGCACATAACGCTAGATCCCCACATGGTCGCCTTGCCATCATGTATGCAGCACCCAATTTATATGGGACAAGAGACTACCTGCATCCTGTAGATGCTGTGTTTCAGAAGATGTGTAGAGAAGAATGTTTATTTAAAGAGTATCCTTGTGATAAGGATGTGTTTGCTCTATGCCTGATCTCTTAGCTGAGACCAATCAGCACATTCCAAATGATGTATATGAATCCGTTAATATGTATGTGCACCTACGGGAAGCAATTTTGAATGTACTTAATTAACAGTATGacttgtactattattatttatttcttagcagacgcccttatccagggcgacttacagtcgatGCTCACCAGGCAAAACTTCTCAGCATCGGTTATTTGCCAGttaggtatttaaaacaggaccaGGTAGGAATGCCATTTCCTTTACTTACTTAAGAAAGTGGAAGTAACTAAACAACTTCACAACAGGTATGAAGTCAATGACGTTCACTACTCCAAGTTACTGTTGAAATACACCTACCTATTATCGTGGATTAGAACACCAGCTCTTTCATTGTAACAATAAACTGCTTAACTGGTAGCTCCTAACTAGAATATAGTGATTCTGAAGTTGAGTTATTTGTGCTATATGGGGTTGGCAGTTTGATGCTCTTTTTTCTAGTTTTTGGCAATCCTTGCCTGGGACTCCCAATACTGTAAATAGGCAAAGGCTTTCTCTGTAGATGGATGTAGGCTGTATAGTGTCTTGCTGTGCACAGAATCACATTGCTTATcatgtgtgtaatgttttgaagTGTAATCTGATAGAAGTCTGCAGTCTTTCTGTAGATGCTGATCAACTTCCTATATAGCGGTGAGCTTGAAACAAATCGTGTAAAGGATGACTGCTCACAGTTCCAGAATCCTTCCTtgactgcaaaaacaaaaaaaacaaaaaaaacaaacatctgtcAAAAACATTTAAGGTTTAGTGTACACGCTTTACTGTTCGATAATGCCTGTTGTTGCAtttggtgaaataaaaaaaatgatatattttattttggttgAAGTTATATGTTATATCTTTTTAATTAGAAGGTACTTCTTCAAATTTCTTTATAAATCTTCTATTTCTCTTTTAtctgtttaaagtttaaaaagcATTAAGATACTTGAGAGCATGGGTTACCATAGATACTGTCCGCTTGGTTGGTTGCAGGTACTCGGTGCACCAAGCAGTGAAATTATCCACGGTAACCAACGCTCTCTCATACCTTAATGCTTTAGTATTGAATAACTGTATTCACTATGGCTCTTTTTGTTGCAGTTCAAAAATAGCCTACTATATTAGCTTCTAAGTAAGAAAATAACATTGAACAGTGTGATAATAAATAGAAACAAATCTTGCAAACTTTGAACAAGCTTTATTGTATACTGGCTGCATATCAATAAATGTACAGCATATTTGACAGGTATTTAACACTCGTGAGGTCATTTTCAGAAAATATAtgtacagcaataaaaaaaactgcatcagCATAACATACTCCTGTATTTGCTGTTTAAAGGGGAACCCATATGTTgccacaactgtttaagtaatttatgtatttgtatttattttgacattctgaccacttttttacactattaaattgcagtccacTGCACTCGGTTTCActtcaaaatgtacccttcagaagaacttcagaactacatttcccatcaccctccaCCATACATACAtgtgcaggaggatgatgggaaatgtagttctgaaattATTCTGAAGGGTACATTTGAAGTGAAACCGAGTGCAGTGGACTGCAATTCaatagtgtaaaaaagtgttCAGAATGTCAACCaggtttaataaaaacaatacatacctTACATAAACATATGGGAACAAAAACAACATACCTGAGTTCCCCTTTAATAACTACTATTGAAAGCTTTGAAGTCACGagttctaaaataataaaataaaactaaaagaaactaataCACCATCGTATTGTTAGGCACCCATAACATTTGTAAATGCTAAGTGAGAATTTGGCTTGACATCAAGTTTTTAAGGATATTCCAAAAGCAAGTTATTTACTGCTTTCTAGTACCttccattagaaaaaaaaaatcataaaattgTTATCCCCCTGGAAAATAAACCCCATTCTCTTAGATTTTACTGTTATTTTGATTTCTGAACCCATTTCCAACAACTTACACCAAATCCATAACCCAAACATTACTCTCCAAAATTCGATTAATTTCTGACCGAAAGTCAGGATAGTTATCATAGCAAACTGATAACTCAAGGAAGCAACCACAAGTATGGGAAACTGGTCTTCTTTGTAAACCTTGTAGGTGAGTAAATTCTACTGTGATGCTTTTACCAAGAAACAAGTCAGATCTTGTATAAAATCGAAGAAACCGACTCTGGTGTTCCAAATCTGACTCCCTCATGTATCTCAACAAGTAACTCTGGATGTCTCTCTCAGCTGGATTTGTAAGAGTAGTTGTTGGGAATTTTAGAGATTTCACAAGTTTTCTTGAAGACGGTTGCATTTCATCATACTTTTTATACAGATCTTTAAAGTCAGAAGCCACCGGGGCAAGAATTTCAGACCACTGGTCAATCACAAAAGCTGGTTCTTGAAGCAATTCTTTGTGGGCTATTTCATGTAAAATCATTGCAAAATTACCTGCAGTTGGTACCTTTCTACAGTTATGCATATCTAAGGCTTCCAACAGTTCCTCTTTGTCAACCAAATCGAAACTACAGGATGCCTGCTGAAATAATTCCCTTTCGGAATCTGGGACATACTGCAGGAAATTTGCGATAAGGTCGCTTGTTACAGCACCAAATGCAGCTTGCTCTACAATTACTGGAGCTAGCTTTATAGGAAAGTACTTTTCTCTTTTCCAACCAAAAACCAGCAGGCGGCCGACACTTTcccattgttttttttcccaaaatcATGTCTAAGAAAAGGAACCTTGTATGCTGTGCCAAGTGTACACTGCTCATAGAAATCACTCCAAAACTCACGTAGGCAGTCTCTCATGACACCCCCTTCATCTTGTATGCTGTGCCAAGTGTACACTGCTCACAGAAATCACTCCAAAACTCATGTAGGCAGTCTCTCATGACACCCCCTTCATCTTGTATGCTGTGCCAAGTGTACACTGCTCACAGAAATCACTCCAAAACTTACGAAGGCAGTCTCTCATGACACCCCCTTCATCTTGTATGCTGTGTCAAGTGTACACTGCTCACAGAAATCACTCCAAAACTTACGAAGGCAGTCTCTCATGACACCCCCTTCATCTTGTATGCTGTGTCAAGTGTACACTGCTCATAGAAATCACTCCAAAACTCATGTAGGCAGTCTCTCATGACACCCCCTTCATCTTGTGCCTTTTCAATTTTTCCATCAGGAAGTACAAGTTGAATACTGATCTCATTTTCCAAAATGCCATCTTCAGAGAAATGTGCAATGAGTTCTTGTAACAGTTGGCCACGATGAACACAAAGAATCTTCTTTTGCTCAGAACTGCAGATATTTACTTGGATAGTATCTGACAGAGGTAGAGTATCATCCAATGGAGGGTCATCAGTTTCTCCATGATTTCCCATGAAAAATGAAATAGTACTGTCTTCAAAATAATGGTTATCTAAGGCCTGACCACTTTCAGTATCGCTACGCAAGAAATAAGTGTCTTCATCTGTAGCTTCATAGATGACAATGATGTTACTGGACCTCTTAGGGTCCTGGTAACCTCCACAAGCACCAATGCTCGTAGATTCTTCAGGACTAATGGTAGTTGTTGCAGATGGCATTGCTATTAGTTGTCCTGCTTCAAGACAAGAATCTCCTCTGATGGTTGATCGTTCAACCATTTCAGCACAAGGTAAAGTGGTATGGCAATCAGGAGAGCATATTTCATCAATAAGAGGGGTCAACTCTGGAATTTTAGTTTCACTTCTGACTGATGTGTTCAGTGACACAGGATTTACTCCCTCACAGACTTCTTGCATACCATCTTTCCAGCCAGGTgttttttttgctctttttgCTGTTAAATAAAATCGCAGAGTTGATAGCTTGGTTTGAGTGTCAAGTGCTCCAACAGTGGTAATGTCATCCAGGGCTACATTTTCATAATTTGTCATGTTAAATTCAAAATCATCCAGATTTCCAACAGAATTTTTTCCATTTGGGAAAAACAACCGTATTCCCTCTTTAAGCAGGTCATCCTTCTTATATTCTTTTGGCACCTCCAATTTCCGTGTTCCACCACCTCGCTTTGTGCGACCCTGTacaaaagaactctgg
Protein-coding regions in this window:
- the LOC131699578 gene encoding uncharacterized protein LOC131699578 → MLYEESQSSFVQGRTKRGGGTRKLEVPKEYKKDDLLKEGIRLFFPNGKNSVGNLDDFEFNMTNYENVALDDITTVGALDTQTKLSTLRFYLTAKRAKKTPGWKDGMQEVCEGVNPVSLNTSVRSETKIPELTPLIDEICSPDCHTTLPCAEMVERSTIRGDSCLEAGQLIAMPSATTTISPEESTSIGACGGYQDPKRSSNIIVIYEATDEDTYFLRSDTESGQALDNHYFEDSTISFFMGNHGETDDPPLDDTLPLSDTIQVNICSSEQKKILCVHRGQLLQELIAHFSEDGILENEISIQLVLPDGKIEKAQDEGGVMRDCLHEFWSDFYEQCTLDTAYKMKGVS